From the Alloalcanivorax dieselolei B5 genome, one window contains:
- the cas3f gene encoding type I-F CRISPR-associated helicase Cas3f: MNVLFVSQCSKNALSETRRILDQFAERRGDRTWQTPITRAGLDTLRRLLRKSARKNTAVACHWIRGHDHSELLWIVGDASRFNAQGATPTNTTSRDVLRQSDENDWHTGEDILLLAGLAALMHDLGKACLAFQNRLVGKLEGRNLYRHEWISLRLFAAFVGNDDDAGWLGRLLGPGLEDDDRWLQQLQRDGLDDNGASPFRHLPPLAAAVGWLIVTHHRLPMKPGEPDDSGRRPRWGVLRPALRSDQLQDIPTVISADWNEVHDTCVREQIEPYWYFEHALPVTTSRWRERAGHLARRLLERLPHYSSPVLDNPYVMHLARLSLMLADHYYSGLEESRHRVRGERGYPLYANTDKAGALKQPLDEHLLGVEKHSAAVSRALPSMTRHLPRLARHKGFRKRSDHPRFRWQDKAFDLARSIRERSERQGFFGINMASTGCGKTLANGRILYALADPEKGTRFSVALGLRTLTLQTGQAYRERLNLGEDELAVRVGGSASRALFEHYEQQGERTGSASAQSLMEEDGHVTFDGNFDAHPVLRRLNQDPNVRNLIAAPILVCTVDHLIPATEGTRGGRQIAPMLRLMSSDLVLDEIDDFDIDDLPALTRLVHWAGLLGSRVLLSSATLPPSLVRGLFEAYRDGRDQYQKNRGEPGCPVEVCCAWFDEHDRHHETCSDGDGFSATHQQFAKRRHQRLAKAEVLRRSEIGDLKGLGQDGASIRQSLAECLRDHAERLHDRHHSVDPYGGGRVSFGLIRMANIDPIFDVALALYRLGARDGRRIHLCVYHSQHPLLVRSEIERCLDRALDRRDAKAVFELPDIRRRLDAHPEQDQLFIVLGSPVTEVGRDHDYDWAVVEPSSMRSIIQLAGRVRRHREAACDAPNMVLLDTNLKHLERPSEPAFCRPGFETAGDWRLNSHSLHDLMRPEEWTVVDARPRILERQGLRPHESLVDLEHERLRASLLEPLRGAGPDTSSVDPASLTPRERKRLRREPSSPPLGAYSWYRMPRLHLLGVLPQYQPFRYQAARQEELVLLPDEGGEDWVLHLIQDGQRRHEKLYVPVEKSKLERIELAGDRGPGIQSWGTPDYLEALVELADAKGMALENAARTFGMVTLPESDWGWRFHPALGFAKRR; encoded by the coding sequence ATGAACGTGCTGTTTGTTTCCCAATGCAGCAAAAACGCTCTGAGCGAGACGCGCCGGATTCTGGACCAGTTTGCCGAGCGCCGCGGCGACAGAACCTGGCAAACTCCGATTACCCGGGCCGGACTGGATACATTGCGTCGATTATTACGAAAGTCGGCACGTAAAAATACCGCGGTGGCATGTCACTGGATTCGCGGGCACGACCACAGCGAGCTGCTGTGGATCGTTGGGGATGCCAGCCGCTTCAATGCCCAGGGGGCGACACCCACGAATACCACTTCCCGGGATGTCCTGCGCCAGAGCGACGAGAACGACTGGCATACCGGTGAAGACATCCTGCTGTTAGCTGGCTTGGCTGCTCTTATGCATGACCTGGGGAAGGCTTGTCTTGCCTTTCAGAATCGGCTGGTTGGAAAGCTTGAAGGCCGTAACCTCTATCGGCATGAATGGATTTCCCTACGCCTTTTCGCCGCTTTTGTCGGTAATGATGACGATGCCGGTTGGCTGGGAAGGCTGCTTGGGCCCGGTCTGGAGGATGACGATCGATGGCTTCAGCAGTTGCAGAGGGATGGTTTGGACGACAATGGTGCCTCGCCGTTTCGCCACCTACCGCCTTTGGCCGCGGCAGTAGGGTGGCTGATCGTGACACATCACCGGCTGCCGATGAAACCTGGCGAGCCCGATGATTCAGGTAGACGGCCTCGCTGGGGTGTATTGCGCCCCGCGCTGCGGTCGGATCAGCTTCAGGATATACCCACTGTCATTAGCGCGGACTGGAATGAGGTCCACGACACCTGTGTTCGGGAACAGATTGAACCCTATTGGTATTTTGAACACGCTTTACCGGTAACGACATCCAGATGGCGTGAGCGGGCCGGGCATCTGGCCCGGCGTTTGCTCGAGCGCTTGCCGCATTACTCATCCCCTGTGCTGGATAATCCTTATGTCATGCATCTGGCGAGACTGAGTCTGATGCTGGCGGACCATTACTATTCCGGCCTTGAGGAAAGCAGACACCGGGTTCGTGGTGAAAGGGGCTATCCGCTTTACGCCAATACCGATAAAGCCGGTGCCCTGAAACAGCCTCTGGATGAACATCTCTTGGGGGTGGAGAAACACAGCGCAGCAGTGAGTCGGGCGCTGCCCAGCATGACCCGCCACCTTCCCCGTCTTGCTCGCCATAAAGGCTTTAGAAAACGCAGTGATCACCCCCGCTTCCGCTGGCAGGACAAGGCATTCGATCTGGCCCGCTCAATCCGCGAGCGTAGCGAACGGCAAGGTTTCTTCGGCATTAATATGGCCTCCACGGGTTGCGGGAAGACTCTGGCGAACGGCCGCATTCTCTATGCCCTTGCCGATCCGGAGAAAGGGACCCGGTTCAGCGTTGCGTTGGGTCTGCGCACCCTGACTCTGCAGACCGGGCAGGCCTATCGTGAGCGTCTTAATCTCGGTGAAGATGAGCTGGCGGTAAGAGTGGGCGGCAGTGCCAGTCGGGCGTTATTCGAGCACTATGAACAGCAGGGTGAGCGCACAGGGTCGGCTTCCGCCCAGAGCCTGATGGAGGAGGACGGACACGTCACTTTCGATGGCAACTTTGATGCTCACCCTGTTCTGCGGCGGCTGAATCAGGATCCAAATGTTCGCAATCTGATTGCCGCACCCATTCTGGTGTGTACTGTCGATCATCTTATTCCCGCCACCGAAGGAACTCGTGGAGGCCGCCAGATTGCGCCCATGCTGCGTTTGATGAGCAGCGATCTGGTGCTGGACGAGATCGACGATTTTGATATCGATGATTTACCCGCACTTACCCGGTTGGTGCATTGGGCTGGTCTCCTGGGCTCGCGGGTGTTGCTGTCCTCGGCCACCTTGCCGCCTTCGTTGGTACGCGGTCTGTTTGAGGCCTATCGGGATGGACGGGACCAATATCAAAAGAACCGGGGTGAGCCGGGGTGTCCCGTGGAGGTTTGCTGCGCCTGGTTCGACGAACACGACCGTCACCATGAGACCTGCTCGGACGGTGATGGTTTTTCAGCTACGCACCAGCAATTCGCCAAGCGCCGACATCAGCGGCTGGCTAAGGCAGAGGTGCTCCGCCGGTCGGAAATCGGTGATCTGAAGGGGCTAGGGCAAGATGGGGCGTCAATTCGTCAGTCATTGGCGGAGTGTCTGCGGGATCATGCCGAGCGCCTGCATGATCGCCATCATAGCGTCGATCCCTATGGTGGCGGGCGGGTGAGTTTTGGTTTGATCCGCATGGCCAATATCGATCCCATTTTTGATGTGGCCCTGGCGTTGTATCGGCTGGGGGCAAGAGATGGGCGGAGAATCCATCTCTGCGTCTATCACTCCCAGCATCCTCTATTGGTACGGTCTGAGATTGAACGGTGTCTGGATCGTGCTCTGGACCGCCGTGACGCCAAGGCGGTCTTCGAGCTACCTGATATCCGGCGACGACTGGATGCTCATCCGGAGCAGGACCAGCTTTTTATCGTGCTGGGGTCCCCAGTTACTGAGGTGGGGCGCGATCATGATTATGACTGGGCGGTGGTGGAGCCATCATCCATGCGATCGATCATTCAACTGGCGGGCCGGGTGCGGCGGCACCGGGAAGCGGCCTGTGATGCCCCCAATATGGTGCTTCTGGACACCAATCTGAAACACCTGGAGCGCCCGAGCGAGCCGGCCTTCTGCCGGCCTGGCTTCGAGACCGCTGGTGATTGGCGCCTTAATAGTCATTCTCTGCATGATCTGATGCGGCCGGAGGAATGGACGGTCGTGGATGCCCGGCCGCGCATTCTGGAACGGCAGGGGCTTCGGCCCCATGAGAGTCTGGTGGATCTGGAACACGAGCGTTTGCGGGCATCCCTGTTGGAGCCGCTCAGGGGCGCGGGGCCTGATACGTCCTCCGTGGATCCTGCGTCTCTGACGCCGCGTGAACGCAAGCGTCTGCGCAGAGAGCCATCTTCGCCTCCTCTGGGTGCCTATAGCTGGTACCGGATGCCCCGGCTGCATTTATTGGGTGTTCTGCCCCAGTATCAGCCCTTTCGCTATCAAGCGGCTCGTCAGGAAGAACTGGTTTTGCTGCCGGATGAGGGTGGAGAAGACTGGGTGCTACATCTGATCCAGGACGGTCAAAGACGCCACGAGAAGCTCTATGTTCCCGTGGAGAAAAGCAAGCTCGAACGGATTGAGCTTGCCGGGGACAGAGGGCCGGGGATTCAGTCATGGGGAACGCCAGACTACCTGGAGGCACTGGTGGAACTCGCGGACGCCAAAGGAATGGCCTTGGAAAACGCCGCTCGGACCTTCGGTATGGTCACGCTGCCGGAAAGTGATTGGGGGTGGCGGTTTCATCCGGCCTTGGGTTTTGCTAAACGTCGATGA
- the csy2 gene encoding type I-F CRISPR-associated protein Csy2 produces the protein MSDVRNLLILPHLRIQNANAVSSPMTWGFPAMSAFVGLMQALERKLPETLDLEFDAVGVVCHHYQAQATEGGFTRAFHLTRNPVDKTGATAAIVEEGRIHLDITLIFSVQGGACAGEGAELGQVANEIAGIVAGMRVAGGSVMPALSGGRPSRLKPELIQLDDNAEARAMQFKRLRRRCLPGFVLVSRDDLLQQHLDELRSVNPEFSMLDAWLDLSRLNHTCRLETTTNSQGESHDAVEWEVRHRPGWIVPIPVGYGALSRLYDPGEVARTRDASTPFRFVESLYSVGQWVSPHRLERPEQLLWYVDNDLDSGLYRLRNDYRDKPITA, from the coding sequence ATGTCTGATGTACGTAACCTTCTGATATTGCCGCATTTGCGCATTCAGAATGCCAATGCGGTTTCCAGCCCGATGACCTGGGGCTTTCCGGCCATGAGTGCCTTCGTGGGGCTGATGCAGGCTCTGGAACGCAAGCTGCCGGAGACTCTGGATCTGGAGTTCGACGCGGTAGGCGTTGTCTGCCACCACTACCAGGCTCAAGCCACAGAAGGCGGCTTCACGCGAGCCTTTCATTTGACTCGCAACCCAGTGGATAAGACGGGAGCCACGGCGGCGATTGTCGAGGAAGGGCGTATCCATCTCGACATTACACTGATCTTCTCGGTTCAAGGGGGTGCCTGTGCCGGCGAAGGGGCGGAGCTGGGTCAAGTAGCGAACGAGATTGCCGGGATAGTGGCGGGTATGCGCGTCGCGGGCGGGAGTGTTATGCCGGCTCTGAGCGGCGGCCGGCCATCCAGATTGAAGCCTGAATTAATACAACTGGATGACAACGCGGAGGCTCGGGCCATGCAATTCAAGCGCTTGCGTCGGCGGTGCCTGCCTGGGTTTGTTTTGGTGTCACGGGATGACCTGCTTCAGCAACATCTTGATGAACTGCGCTCTGTGAACCCGGAGTTTTCCATGCTGGACGCCTGGCTGGACCTGTCTCGTCTGAACCACACCTGCCGGTTGGAAACCACCACCAACAGCCAGGGTGAAAGCCATGACGCCGTGGAGTGGGAGGTACGTCATCGGCCCGGTTGGATCGTGCCCATCCCAGTGGGCTATGGCGCCTTGTCCCGGCTTTACGATCCTGGTGAAGTGGCTCGGACGCGGGATGCGTCGACCCCATTCCGGTTCGTGGAGAGCCTGTATTCCGTTGGTCAATGGGTCAGCCCCCACCGCCTGGAGCGGCCAGAGCAGTTGCTTTGGTATGTGGATAACGACCTGGACTCGGGGCTGTACCGGCTCCGCAATGACTACAGAGATAAACCCATTACCGCTTAA
- the csy3 gene encoding type I-F CRISPR-associated protein Csy3, whose product MAKNDKLKTASVLAFERKLDPSDALFFAGQWSRRDQAGEWPAVTIREKSVRGTISNRLKAKDQDPAKLDARIESPNPQTVDVAALPSEADTLMARFTLRVLSGAGKPSACNDADYQAKLDQAVRGYVATHGFAELASRYAYNLANGRFLWRNRVGAEQVEVQVRLMEQGEPAEIWTFDALSLSLRGFEPTEEAKTSLHALAGCITDGLSGGRHVLLEVVAFARLGAGQEVFPSQELILDRGRGDKSKTLYRVGETAGMHSQKLGNAIRTIDTWYPKDEDENLGPIAVEPYGSVTTQGKAYRQPKQKADFYSLLDSWMLKDQAPTVEQQHFVMAILIRGGVFGDAG is encoded by the coding sequence ATGGCCAAGAACGATAAACTCAAAACCGCATCCGTGCTTGCTTTCGAGCGTAAACTGGACCCGTCCGATGCGCTGTTTTTCGCCGGGCAATGGTCGCGGCGCGACCAGGCTGGCGAATGGCCGGCGGTCACTATCCGGGAAAAGTCGGTTCGGGGGACCATATCTAATCGCTTGAAAGCCAAGGATCAGGATCCGGCCAAGCTGGACGCCCGTATCGAGAGTCCCAACCCGCAAACCGTGGATGTGGCCGCTTTGCCCAGTGAGGCCGATACCCTTATGGCCCGTTTCACGCTGCGGGTACTCAGTGGTGCCGGTAAACCTTCGGCCTGTAATGACGCCGACTACCAGGCCAAGCTGGATCAGGCCGTGCGGGGCTACGTAGCTACGCATGGCTTTGCCGAACTGGCCAGCCGCTATGCCTATAACCTGGCGAATGGCCGTTTCCTGTGGCGAAACCGGGTGGGGGCCGAGCAAGTTGAAGTGCAGGTGCGATTAATGGAGCAAGGTGAGCCGGCCGAAATCTGGACCTTCGATGCACTTTCTCTGTCTCTGCGGGGGTTCGAACCTACGGAGGAGGCAAAAACCTCTCTGCATGCGCTAGCAGGGTGTATCACCGACGGGCTGTCGGGAGGTCGTCATGTGTTACTGGAGGTGGTGGCCTTCGCCCGCCTTGGGGCCGGACAAGAGGTGTTCCCCTCCCAGGAATTGATTCTCGATCGTGGACGTGGTGACAAGAGCAAGACGTTGTATCGGGTCGGCGAAACTGCTGGGATGCACTCCCAGAAGCTGGGTAATGCCATCCGTACCATCGATACCTGGTACCCCAAGGATGAGGACGAGAACTTGGGACCCATCGCGGTGGAACCCTATGGTTCGGTGACGACCCAGGGAAAGGCCTATCGCCAACCTAAGCAAAAAGCTGACTTTTATTCCCTTCTGGATAGCTGGATGCTAAAGGACCAGGCACCCACAGTGGAGCAGCAACACTTCGTGATGGCCATCCTGATTCGTGGCGGGGTGTTTGGAGACGCGGGGTGA
- the csy1 gene encoding type I-F CRISPR-associated protein Csy1, with translation MSNLESADLRSVIKDFLQERMEAKLSSKIKDLEKKRRKVLDLDDPEREDLVVHVSAQYELETWVGDAARRVGKLQLATHIVKAVHPSAKKATNLYVWPENQPHHCLVGSHLLSKDFDYDVAVEDAAALDVYKFLKLEHDGLSLLERVLEGDPALTGALSKDPEQAREWMTSFAAITEPRGGEASHTHAKQVYWLVGDDPGDNGSFHLLAPLYATSLAHRVYQTINEDRFGEATKAARQARRDGRYWEGGYRDYPNIAVQTFGGTKPQNISQLNNERGGSNYLLASLPPTWIDSDIRPPHFVDSVFPRFGRRKEVRGLVSGLRRLLMSDAEPNAETRDRRDEYVGALIDELVAFASRYSVLESGWSASPDCRLVDAEALWLDPWRDDESFAQRREQGDWAQEVRHRFATWLNSQFGKSLPLGDAEFAFWQKQLAKRLNALQEDLPYV, from the coding sequence ATGTCTAACTTGGAAAGTGCCGATTTACGGTCGGTTATTAAAGACTTTCTCCAGGAACGGATGGAAGCCAAGCTGTCCTCTAAGATAAAGGATCTGGAAAAGAAACGGAGAAAAGTACTAGATCTGGATGACCCGGAGAGAGAGGATCTCGTTGTTCATGTTTCGGCCCAATATGAATTGGAGACATGGGTGGGCGATGCAGCACGGCGTGTTGGTAAATTGCAATTAGCTACTCATATAGTGAAAGCAGTTCACCCCAGTGCGAAGAAGGCGACCAACCTATATGTGTGGCCAGAAAATCAGCCCCATCATTGTCTAGTGGGCAGCCACCTGCTCTCCAAGGATTTCGATTATGATGTGGCAGTAGAGGATGCGGCAGCTCTAGACGTATATAAATTTCTTAAATTAGAACATGACGGGCTCTCCTTACTGGAGAGGGTATTGGAGGGAGACCCAGCCCTAACGGGTGCCCTGAGCAAGGATCCGGAACAGGCCAGGGAATGGATGACTTCCTTTGCCGCCATCACGGAGCCCCGAGGTGGTGAGGCCTCCCATACCCACGCCAAGCAAGTGTACTGGCTGGTAGGTGACGACCCTGGAGACAATGGAAGCTTTCATCTGCTTGCACCCTTGTACGCCACCTCTTTGGCCCATCGTGTCTATCAAACGATCAATGAGGACCGTTTCGGTGAGGCCACCAAGGCGGCCCGGCAAGCCCGGCGGGACGGCCGCTACTGGGAAGGCGGATATCGGGATTACCCCAATATAGCTGTTCAGACGTTCGGAGGTACCAAACCCCAGAACATCTCCCAGCTCAATAACGAGCGGGGTGGCAGTAACTATTTACTCGCCTCGCTTCCGCCTACCTGGATCGACAGTGATATCAGACCCCCGCATTTTGTCGACTCGGTGTTTCCTCGCTTTGGCCGGCGCAAGGAAGTGCGTGGGTTGGTATCCGGGCTGCGCCGCCTGTTGATGTCGGATGCGGAGCCCAATGCTGAAACTCGGGATCGCCGTGATGAGTATGTGGGCGCCCTGATTGATGAATTGGTGGCCTTCGCCAGCCGTTACTCGGTGCTCGAATCGGGGTGGAGTGCCTCGCCGGATTGTCGTCTGGTGGATGCGGAAGCGCTATGGCTTGACCCTTGGCGTGATGACGAAAGCTTTGCTCAACGCCGGGAGCAGGGCGACTGGGCGCAGGAGGTTCGGCACCGCTTCGCGACTTGGCTGAATAGCCAGTTTGGCAAATCCCTGCCACTCGGGGATGCGGAATTCGCGTTCTGGCAGAAACAATTAGCCAAGAGGCTGAACGCGCTCCAGGAGGACCTGCCCTATGTCTGA
- a CDS encoding addiction module antidote protein, whose translation MSNHKLKPWDAADHLEDQEDMILYLNACIDDDPGDGSLIRAALSDIARAQNMSRLAKETGMTRAGLYKALSPDGRPGFDTMLKITRALGLSLHFDGHAH comes from the coding sequence ATGAGCAACCACAAACTGAAACCATGGGATGCCGCCGATCACCTGGAGGACCAGGAAGATATGATCCTCTATCTGAACGCCTGCATTGACGACGACCCCGGCGACGGCTCTCTCATCCGGGCAGCGCTGAGCGACATTGCCCGCGCACAGAATATGTCCCGCCTCGCGAAAGAAACGGGCATGACCCGAGCTGGCCTCTACAAAGCGCTCTCTCCTGATGGCCGGCCTGGGTTCGACACCATGCTCAAAATCACCCGTGCCTTGGGGCTGAGCCTACACTTTGATGGGCACGCACACTAA
- a CDS encoding type II toxin-antitoxin system HicB family antitoxin — protein sequence MNAMTYKGYAARINYSDEDNLFVGHIAGIRDVVGFHGESVQELRAAFEEAVDDYLDTCAKLNRQPQKPYSGKLSLRLEPELHATVAVRAELAHKSINQWVADVLSRETRTCPPC from the coding sequence ATGAATGCAATGACCTACAAGGGCTATGCAGCCCGCATCAATTACAGTGACGAAGACAATCTATTCGTGGGACACATCGCAGGCATTCGTGATGTGGTGGGCTTTCATGGCGAGTCCGTTCAGGAATTGCGCGCCGCCTTCGAGGAAGCCGTCGATGACTATCTCGATACCTGCGCCAAACTGAATCGCCAGCCGCAAAAACCCTACTCCGGCAAGCTCAGCCTGCGACTGGAGCCAGAGCTGCACGCAACGGTTGCGGTCAGAGCTGAACTCGCGCACAAGAGCATCAATCAATGGGTCGCTGATGTGCTGAGCCGGGAAACTCGCACATGCCCCCCTTGCTGA
- the cas6f gene encoding type I-F CRISPR-associated endoribonuclease Cas6/Csy4 has translation MDQYIDIRILPDPEFTSTILMGALYGKLHRALVKLQSDDIGISFPEHQRRPKSLGGVLRLHGSAAALDHLMSQDCLAGMRDHIQMTGLAPVPGNAKHRVVRRRQFKTNAERLRRRRARRHEETLEQARERIPDTVERKVDLPYVTLRSQSTGQDFCLFIEHGDLQAHPVTGRFSRYGLSPTATIPWF, from the coding sequence ATGGATCAGTATATTGATATCCGGATACTTCCCGATCCGGAGTTTACGTCGACCATTCTCATGGGGGCGTTGTACGGTAAATTACACCGCGCTTTGGTCAAGCTTCAGTCTGATGACATTGGTATCAGTTTCCCGGAGCACCAGCGGCGGCCGAAATCCCTGGGTGGTGTCTTGCGTCTGCACGGCAGTGCCGCGGCTCTGGATCATTTAATGAGTCAAGATTGTCTGGCCGGCATGCGTGACCATATCCAAATGACAGGGTTGGCTCCGGTGCCAGGCAATGCCAAGCATCGTGTGGTCCGGCGCCGCCAATTCAAGACCAATGCGGAACGTCTCCGGCGTCGCCGGGCGCGGCGTCACGAGGAAACTCTGGAACAGGCTCGGGAGCGAATCCCAGACACGGTGGAGCGCAAGGTTGATTTACCCTACGTGACGCTGCGTAGCCAGAGCACGGGTCAGGACTTCTGCCTGTTTATAGAGCACGGTGACCTGCAGGCACATCCGGTTACGGGCCGCTTCAGCCGCTATGGCCTCAGCCCTACCGCAACGATACCGTGGTTCTGA
- the cas1f gene encoding type I-F CRISPR-associated endonuclease Cas1f, protein MHDISPTDLKTILHSKRANIYYLQHCRVLVNGGRVEYVTDEGRQSLYWNIPIANTTTLLLGTGTSITQAAMRELAKAGVLVGFCGGGGTPLFSANEVDVDVAWLTPQSEYRPTEYLQYWVRFWFDDERRLEAARAFQLCRLARIETLWLSRPLKDSGFEVTADVLGTTLAHHRKAIEEATNTTDLLTLEARLTKALFKMATRAVDYGDFTRAKRGSGTDPANRFLDHGNYLAYGLAATATWVLGIPHGLAVLHGKTRRGGLVFDVADLVKDAVILPQAFLSAMRGDEEQEFRQACIERLTRTESLDFMIDTLKSIAQDLGQGIE, encoded by the coding sequence ATGCACGACATATCGCCGACGGATTTGAAGACAATACTCCATTCGAAACGGGCCAATATTTACTATTTGCAGCACTGCAGAGTGTTGGTAAATGGCGGGCGAGTCGAGTATGTCACCGATGAAGGTCGACAATCATTGTATTGGAATATCCCCATTGCCAATACAACCACGCTGTTGCTTGGCACCGGTACCTCCATCACTCAAGCTGCAATGCGAGAGCTGGCCAAGGCGGGAGTGCTGGTGGGCTTCTGTGGGGGAGGAGGCACGCCGCTTTTCTCGGCCAACGAGGTTGATGTGGATGTGGCCTGGCTGACACCGCAAAGTGAATATCGGCCTACTGAGTATCTGCAGTACTGGGTGCGGTTCTGGTTCGACGACGAACGGCGGCTCGAGGCGGCCCGTGCCTTTCAGTTGTGCCGTTTGGCACGAATTGAAACGCTATGGCTCAGTCGGCCTCTCAAGGACTCTGGTTTCGAAGTAACCGCTGACGTTCTGGGCACGACCCTGGCGCATCATCGGAAAGCGATCGAAGAGGCTACCAATACCACGGATCTGCTCACCCTGGAGGCGAGGCTTACCAAGGCCTTGTTCAAAATGGCCACTCGGGCGGTGGACTATGGTGACTTCACCCGCGCCAAGCGTGGTAGTGGTACCGATCCCGCCAATCGCTTCCTCGATCATGGCAACTATTTGGCCTACGGGCTCGCGGCCACGGCCACTTGGGTACTTGGGATCCCCCACGGTCTGGCCGTACTCCACGGCAAGACAAGGCGAGGTGGGCTGGTTTTCGACGTGGCGGATCTGGTCAAGGATGCGGTGATTCTGCCTCAGGCGTTTCTTTCCGCCATGCGAGGTGACGAAGAGCAGGAATTCCGCCAGGCCTGTATTGAGCGGCTTACCCGGACCGAGTCGCTGGACTTTATGATCGATACCTTGAAGAGCATCGCGCAGGATCTCGGGCAGGGCATCGAATGA
- a CDS encoding helix-turn-helix transcriptional regulator, whose product MTRLERFYRIHGLLRSARQPVPMRRLIEELGVTRNTITRDFEYLRDFFGAPIVYDRDRNGHYYDPEAPEFELPGFWMNASELYALLACEQLLETVQPGLMAQRLTPIRQRIQKLLGDASEHETRLGQKVRLLPVLQRPVDNPVFIGIADATLANTCLRIRYRARSHDRSGERMVHPQRLLHYRHNWYLLAYCEQAGDLRLFSLDRIEMPQMDDRPCKQIDTESLEGFIGDSFGLFSGAPSHWAELRFSPRAARWVADELWHPDQRGEWRDDGYHLRVPYSDPTELIMEVLRHGPDVEVLAPSELRAVVQQRLEGALMGYVGKQSE is encoded by the coding sequence GTGACCCGCCTGGAGCGTTTTTACCGCATCCACGGTTTGTTGCGCAGTGCCCGGCAACCCGTACCCATGCGGCGCCTGATCGAAGAACTGGGGGTAACCCGCAACACCATCACCCGGGATTTCGAATATCTCAGGGATTTCTTTGGCGCGCCCATCGTCTACGACCGGGACCGCAATGGCCATTACTACGACCCGGAAGCGCCGGAGTTCGAGTTGCCCGGCTTCTGGATGAATGCCAGTGAACTCTACGCGTTGCTGGCCTGTGAACAGTTGCTGGAAACGGTACAGCCGGGGCTGATGGCTCAGCGATTGACTCCGATTCGCCAGCGGATCCAGAAATTGCTGGGGGACGCCAGCGAGCATGAAACCCGGCTGGGCCAGAAAGTCCGACTGCTTCCTGTCCTGCAACGACCGGTCGACAACCCTGTCTTCATCGGCATCGCCGATGCCACCCTCGCCAACACTTGCCTGCGCATTCGCTATCGGGCCCGCAGCCATGACAGATCCGGCGAGCGCATGGTGCACCCCCAGCGGCTTCTTCATTATCGCCACAACTGGTATCTGTTGGCCTACTGCGAGCAAGCCGGTGACTTGCGCCTTTTCTCTCTCGATCGAATAGAGATGCCGCAGATGGACGACCGCCCCTGCAAACAGATCGACACTGAATCTCTGGAGGGATTCATCGGCGACAGCTTCGGCCTTTTCTCCGGCGCGCCGTCCCACTGGGCGGAACTGCGTTTTTCCCCACGCGCCGCCCGCTGGGTTGCCGACGAACTCTGGCATCCGGACCAGCGGGGAGAATGGCGGGATGACGGTTACCACCTCCGAGTGCCGTACTCGGACCCCACGGAACTGATCATGGAGGTGCTGCGGCATGGGCCGGACGTGGAGGTGCTGGCGCCGTCTGAACTACGGGCGGTGGTACAGCAGCGTTTGGAGGGGGCGTTGATGGGCTACGTCGGAAAGCAGAGTGAATGA
- a CDS encoding type II toxin-antitoxin system RelE/ParE family toxin has product MVYIKCMKTILTTPEFDDWLQRLRDKQGKAKINARIRRLSLGNPGDIEPVGSGISELRIHYGPGYRVYLMARGLEIIVLLVGGDKKTQSKDIKAAKALAKQYQEDL; this is encoded by the coding sequence ATGGTTTACATTAAATGCATGAAAACGATCCTCACCACCCCAGAGTTTGATGATTGGCTGCAGCGCCTCCGCGATAAGCAGGGCAAGGCCAAGATCAATGCCCGCATTCGTCGCCTTTCATTGGGCAACCCGGGCGACATCGAACCTGTAGGCAGTGGGATTAGCGAGCTTCGCATTCACTACGGCCCAGGCTATCGCGTGTACCTGATGGCTCGCGGCCTGGAAATCATTGTCCTGCTCGTGGGTGGCGACAAGAAAACCCAGAGCAAAGACATCAAAGCGGCCAAGGCGCTTGCGAAGCAATACCAGGAGGACCTATGA
- a CDS encoding type II toxin-antitoxin system HicA family toxin → MNSKQRNTLKAIYSSPAPKSLEWKRIESLFMALGANTIEGNGSRVRFELNGVIGTFHRPHPDKEAKPYQVRDARAFLEQAGVTP, encoded by the coding sequence ATGAACAGCAAGCAGCGCAACACTCTGAAAGCCATCTACTCCAGCCCTGCTCCGAAATCGCTGGAGTGGAAGCGGATTGAGTCGCTCTTTATGGCCCTCGGTGCCAACACTATCGAAGGGAATGGCTCGAGAGTGCGCTTCGAGCTGAATGGTGTGATCGGCACTTTTCACCGTCCCCATCCCGACAAGGAGGCCAAGCCGTATCAGGTACGTGACGCACGGGCCTTCCTTGAGCAAGCAGGAGTTACCCCATGA